ACAGTCCAATTAAGGACGCTCGTGACCTAATCAGGATCGCTCTAAGGAAAAGCCACTGAAAGTAGCCATTCACGGGCATGGAAACCTGGACGATATATCTGTCCGTTTTCTGAATGCTCAGGGACTTAAACTTATCGGTGTGCCCTTTGCCAAACCTGCCGAGCGCTATGCCGCCCCATTAGGAGGGCATGTTGATGTTCTCTATGAAGAACCTGGGGATGTCAAGGCATTTTTGGACGCCAAGCAGATTAGACCGATTATGTTCTTTTCCAACAAGAGGTCAAAATTCTATTCCGATATCCCAACTACTTATGAACTGGGATACAAGATTGGTTTTCCAAACTGGCGGGGCTTGGTTGTGAAAAAAGGGACTCCTCCACATATGGTTAAGACTCTGGAAGACGCTCTGAAGAAGATAGTAGAGACGCCCGCCTGGCAAAAATACCTGAAGGATGAAATGGCTGAACCCGACAGTTATCTTGGACCTGAGGATTTCCACAAACGGGTGTATGAAGAGTTTGATATCCTTGATAAGTTTGCGAGGGATTATAAGCTAAAATAATAGTATGTCTAAATACTACCGGTCGTTGGTCACAAAAATTAGTGGTCAGGTACTTTTTCTCGTCATAAACATTTTTCTTTTTGTCCACGCTGGCTCTATACAGGCTCCGGGTAAACTGCCGGGACAGATGGGGCCAGCCACCTGGCCACGAGCAATCCTTTTGGCTTTGATCTTTTGCTCTCTGGTAAAGATTTACTACATATGGAAGGATAGTCGCATACCGACACCAGAGGAATCCACCGAGAAAATTATAGATATAGAAAACGGAGTATCTGTAGAGGAAGTGGTCGAAACCCAGAGAAATTGGAAAATTCTCG
The Nitrospirota bacterium DNA segment above includes these coding regions:
- a CDS encoding tripartite tricarboxylate transporter substrate-binding protein, with the translated sequence MSVRFLNAQGLKLIGVPFAKPAERYAAPLGGHVDVLYEEPGDVKAFLDAKQIRPIMFFSNKRSKFYSDIPTTYELGYKIGFPNWRGLVVKKGTPPHMVKTLEDALKKIVETPAWQKYLKDEMAEPDSYLGPEDFHKRVYEEFDILDKFARDYKLK
- a CDS encoding tripartite tricarboxylate transporter TctB family protein, producing MSKYYRSLVTKISGQVLFLVINIFLFVHAGSIQAPGKLPGQMGPATWPRAILLALIFCSLVKIYYIWKDSRIPTPEESTEKIIDIENGVSVEEVVETQRNWKILVSAILLVFGFVLAISVLGFPLGCLIFLWAFTYLGGWRKTIYLLFITVLGTLFIAFLFVKWVYIPLPKGRFFFDDLTIAIYKILGIF